One region of Thermococcus celericrescens genomic DNA includes:
- a CDS encoding exosome complex RNA-binding protein Csl4, producing the protein MDEKNGAKSGDIVLPGDYLGVIEEYFPGEGVKEENGELYAVRAGKVVIDQDKMEISVEPVTDTPPLPQVGDVVIANVIEVKPQAAIVQLIKIEGREDDREIATSKLAGIHISQVRDGYVEGMSTEFKVGDVVRARVVATEKSPIQLSTKGPDLGVVYALCSRCRTPLVRRGDRLICPRCGSVETRKLSTLYRKMRV; encoded by the coding sequence ATGGACGAAAAGAATGGCGCAAAAAGCGGTGATATCGTTCTTCCCGGTGACTACCTCGGCGTCATCGAGGAGTACTTCCCAGGGGAAGGTGTTAAAGAAGAGAACGGTGAGCTCTACGCCGTGAGAGCGGGGAAGGTTGTAATCGACCAGGACAAGATGGAAATCAGCGTTGAACCCGTCACCGACACCCCGCCCCTGCCGCAGGTGGGTGACGTGGTCATAGCGAACGTCATAGAGGTCAAGCCGCAGGCGGCGATAGTCCAGCTCATTAAAATCGAAGGAAGAGAGGATGACAGAGAGATAGCCACCTCGAAGCTCGCCGGAATCCATATATCCCAGGTCCGGGACGGTTACGTTGAGGGCATGTCCACGGAGTTCAAGGTCGGCGACGTTGTGAGGGCCAGGGTCGTGGCCACGGAGAAGAGTCCCATACAGCTCTCCACCAAAGGGCCGGACCTCGGTGTGGTCTATGCCCTCTGCTCCCGCTGCAGGACTCCCCTGGTGAGGCGCGGCGACAGGCTTATCTGTCCGCGCTGCGGAAGCGTTGAGACGAGGAAGCTCTCCACCCTTTACAGGAAGATGAGGGTGTGA
- a CDS encoding RNA-guided endonuclease InsQ/TnpB family protein — translation MKRSVTVKLQPSKGQETTLFELASVGAKIWNHVNYLRRQQYFQGKIVDFNKTEKTVYEKYKHEIGSATVQQICRKNAEAWRSFFALLRKKRNGELPEKQNPKPPKYRKKGEKRRPLIVLRNDQYRIEGNKLILKGLGKFGKLEIQFKGRIHLRGKIGRLEITYDDVKRKWYAHVSFSKVKERLEKNEWVKLPRQPKGSLSAGIDLGINNLMAIYVENGESFLVSGRPVKAIDFYFQKRTAEYQSKLNKSGGTRSRMLKKLHPTAKLQARHYINAVVRGTVRKLYELGVSRIVVGYPKGIAQNLKGEERSGKRSKKQNFLLSKVWRYNYVIKRLTEVAEEYGIQVELVDEAYTSKICPVCGRPHEGARFVRGLFKCPETGFVFNADLVGAFNILKKRVETITPNLGGLYAHGRGNWPKARPGGFERTALTGSLMKTPQTFPPVG, via the coding sequence ATGAAGCGCTCAGTTACAGTAAAACTCCAGCCCTCAAAGGGGCAGGAAACAACTCTTTTTGAGTTAGCCAGCGTTGGGGCCAAAATTTGGAACCACGTAAACTACCTCAGGCGACAACAATACTTTCAAGGCAAAATCGTGGACTTTAACAAAACCGAGAAAACCGTTTACGAGAAGTATAAGCATGAAATCGGCTCGGCAACCGTTCAGCAAATCTGTCGGAAAAACGCAGAAGCATGGAGAAGCTTCTTTGCTCTGCTGAGGAAGAAGCGAAACGGTGAACTCCCCGAAAAACAGAATCCAAAACCACCAAAGTACCGCAAGAAGGGGGAGAAAAGAAGACCATTAATTGTTCTCCGCAACGACCAGTACCGGATTGAAGGGAATAAACTAATCCTCAAGGGCCTTGGAAAATTCGGAAAACTCGAAATCCAATTTAAAGGCAGGATTCACCTCAGAGGCAAAATAGGCAGGCTGGAAATAACTTATGATGATGTCAAGCGGAAGTGGTACGCTCACGTTAGCTTCTCCAAAGTCAAGGAGAGACTGGAAAAGAACGAATGGGTCAAACTTCCGAGGCAACCGAAGGGAAGCCTTTCAGCTGGGATAGACTTGGGAATTAACAACCTGATGGCAATCTATGTCGAGAATGGTGAGAGTTTTCTGGTCAGCGGGCGGCCGGTTAAGGCGATTGACTTCTACTTCCAAAAGCGGACTGCTGAATACCAGTCAAAACTCAACAAGTCGGGAGGGACGAGGAGTAGAATGCTCAAAAAACTCCACCCAACCGCCAAACTTCAAGCGAGGCACTACATTAACGCTGTCGTGAGGGGAACGGTGAGAAAACTCTACGAGCTTGGAGTTTCGAGGATCGTTGTCGGTTATCCTAAAGGTATTGCCCAGAATCTAAAAGGTGAGGAGAGGTCAGGGAAGCGAAGTAAGAAGCAGAACTTCCTTCTCTCGAAAGTCTGGAGGTACAATTACGTTATCAAACGCCTGACTGAAGTTGCTGAAGAATATGGTATCCAGGTTGAGCTTGTTGATGAGGCTTACACCTCGAAAATCTGCCCCGTTTGCGGGAGGCCTCACGAGGGGGCTCGCTTTGTTCGAGGATTATTTAAGTGTCCCGAGACGGGGTTCGTTTTTAACGCTGATTTAGTTGGGGCTTTCAATATTTTGAAAAAGAGGGTTGAAACCATAACCCCAAACTTGGGCGGTTTATACGCCCATGGGAGGGGTAACTGGCCGAAGGCCCGGCCAGGGGGGTTCGAAAGAACTGCTTTAACGGGTTCCCTGATGAAAACCCCTCAAACCTTTCCGCCTGTGGGGTAG